From Rhododendron vialii isolate Sample 1 chromosome 7a, ASM3025357v1:
gctggtttcgatttttttttttaactaaaacggcaacgttttaggggcttcgtaggggctatTGTGCCCATGGGCGCAGCAGAGCCCCGGAtccccctactttttaatttatttttttatttaattacttatatcttatttatttaattttataaatacaccctttgtatatttaaaaatataattcaagaattaagtattttattttcaattcagttaaatcagagcaaagatcattttttttattattttattttaaatggtcataataaattttttggtttaatgcctttcaacaaacaccttaagactcattatttagtttcaagactctcttagggtgtccattgaaaggccttggagccaaaaatttattatgaccatttaggatgaaatgatcagaaaaataacaactttgcaccggttcaaacggattgaaaattagaacacttatttttgtaactatattttttaatctataaaggccaaaaaaagggaaaaaagacagtcggataaacatattcaattgaaacactttttttctctctcaattactttacaaaacctaaaattagacttgaacctattgtgtaagaaagaaagaacaaattttttaaatgtaagaaataatagtttgattagTAGCATGGTTACTTAAGCTTTCCTCACATACTGTGTACACAAAATTTTTTAGGAACGCCGCAGTGAAAAATTCGGGGTGGAACGATGAATGactacaacttttcaatttcagatagttggtcatTTGATAACGATGTTCGTAGTGGGGAGCGCATCTCCCATAAATAGTCGCGATTATACACCGGAATTTACCACAAACCAGaattcattgttaagacaaattaattaactaattaaaataatataaatttattaaatataaagtcaattttaattgaaaatagaatttctgttaatcaaaaaaaaaaagaagggaggtaaatgggaaaagaaaaaaataaagaaaataattgaaaattaaaaaaggaaaaaataattcaaactgggaaaaaaagaaaagaaataaagagaaagaaaaaaaaaaaccaaaccggaaggaaagaaaaaaagaaccaaactGGTTGGCGGGGGTAAATGTGGAATTCGGTTGTGGGGTTGGGGGAAAGCAGTGACCGCCGAGCTTCCTCGGCTTCCTCTTCTTCCCCTTCATCTGGAGCATCCCGCAAGCCCTCATCACCGCCGATCTCTCCACTGCTTTCCCCGCAACGGCGGCTTCGTCATCTAGGCCCACAAGGCCTTCGGCGATGATTAAAGTTTACGGTGAAGAACCCACCGTCgcggccacagaccccctcctCGGCTTCCTTCTCTCTCTGGGGTAAGAATCcccccatcctctctctctacagtttattttctgattcggttttttgggctttgttttttgttttttcagtttCAGCAGTTTCAGCAGCAGAAACAGCAGCCGGAGGTGGCGCACTAAGTGTTTTCCTGCGGCGTCGAGTAGGTAGATTTTTATAGAGTTAATTTATTTAGTTTATCGACTTCACCAAGTGTTTGAGAACATTTGatttggtgtattttttttcctttctgaaaGCAGTTCaataatttggaaaagaaagcAGTTCAATAATTTGGAAAAGGATGAAAAACCTGAGAAGCTTGGGCTTGAAAAGctagaaaaagcaaaaaaaaaaaaaaagggcggaTTGTGATTGCAAGGTAAGTGTTTTTGGGTAATAGGTTGGGTTGTACCGTTACAGATCTTTCTTCCAAGAACGTCAAACACCGTACatgttttattttgattttttccttcaattgaGCAAGGCTATGTTATGATTGGAGATCCTGTTAGGTAAGTTTTTTGTAATTACTAAGAGTTGATTTTTCAGTAGTGGAGTACTTTTCCCTTTTTAAACAATTCGCGAGTATGTCTTTCCGATGATGTCTTCCATATTGTTAAAGTTTACCTACCTACACTCATAGATTGGAGTTTGGCTATTGACATGTGTTTCCCCCCGTCATTGGtttttcttctctgttttttttttgtgtctgcAAAAATTGTTATTGTCTACTTTTTACTAAACTACGTGAAATTGACGATAGATGTTGATTAAGGTTATTTTGATGCATAGACGTTGATTAAGGttatttttcccttccttttgcAGGTACACACGGCATGCATAAAATTAGCGCAGAAACAAGGAAGGTAAGAAATTTCCAGTTCTctgcttttattttttccttcttgggGCTTTTTCATGcggttctttctttttcctttatattCTTTCACTCTCTTTAATTAATTATCTGAGTGTGAGGTGTCAGGGCaaacaaatctttcttttttcatcttCTTCAACATATGTAACACGGACACGGACATTGTTATCAGTGTCTCTGTTGTAGGGGACACGTAAAGTCCCATATGTGCTCCCGCATGTTGCGTGTCCCCGGAGTGTCTGACACAGATATGACAATTTCTTAGAGTGTCGGTGCTTGATAGTTTTCAACTATTCATTCTCATTTCCTTATAGTTATTGCGATTTAATAAATCATCTATTTTGGTTAATTTATATTGGCAGTGTATTTGTAGCTGATCATGGTGCTATGGGGAAGCTAATCAGGCTATCCTTTGCTCATTTGAGGTATTACAATATTTGGTCTAAAAACAAACATGGGCACTTTTGGACAGGGAATACTGCGCATGCCATTTAAAATCGATGGTTATGGAACTCTTCTTAAATTTGGTTTGATCAGATTGGGTAGGCGATTGAAAGGGAaatccatttattttgtttttcttttaaaatagtACTTAGATGGTTGAAATTTCttcaaaatgaatttattttccCGTTCTTCTCATTGATTAGCATTGCGCCCATAGATTTTATGTAAAAAGATATAGTTTGTGATAGTAGGTTCctaattttttaatgaattgaTTAAGAATTCTTTTGTGATCATATTCGTTAAAAAATTAGGACATAGGATATTGATCTACAACCGACATATTACATCCATCCTATAATTAAGGAACCTGGATGCTATGGAAATTCTGGGCCAGGCTATTCATCATAAAGGTCCTGTGGATATAAGGAAGGGTTTGATTCGCCCTATGGGTGACCATGAGATTTTTGTGGGGGTTGGGATGTTTAGGTGCATTCATTACAGGAGGAAATGCAAAATCAGGGTATCCTATTgtgatgagattttttattgTAGGCATTGCCATAGTGAAGCAAAGGTGTggtctttatcttttttttggaaccagTCAATTTTATAAAGGGACAAGACTATAATGCCGGTGAGTCACATGGTGCTTGATATATGATCAGTTTTTTGGGATGCATAAAAGGTTTACGAGTTCTGAAATAATGCAGGATTGCATGGTATATTGTGATGGTTATCGATGTAGGAATTGACTGTGTTCTATTTGCAGGTTGATCTTGGCTTTTACTTTTATTGGTGTCTTGCCTATATTTGATTCATAGAGGTGAGaatttttatcttcttctttttttttaaagatcttCAATGTACCGTACTACTTCTCGCTGCATTTCATATTCTgagttgcgccgtgccttcaggcatgggCTCATTCGCTAGTATGAGACTAAAGGTGGGCATGATGTGGATCCTTGGATTTGGTAGAGTTAATGCTAGCCGTTGAATGGACCAAAATGGACAATAGTAAACTGGATAGGAGCCAAACCTGTGTTTTTCCGCCTACCGGTGAATTCGTCGGAGCATAGATCTGAATGTAACCGTAGAGGACGGTGGGTTTGGGTTGAGAGGACTTTGtcgtgggagagagagagaaagaagcaACAGCTTCGTTGGCTTtgaaatgagagagaagaagaagcttAGGATTTCAAATATTTGTGGGTATATTAGTCTTTTTACGTGGTCCTTTCGATGTATTACGAAATATTTTTATCCGTTTCATATTTCTAGAATTCTATGAAAACTAGTCCATCGGTTGGGGCTTATTTGCCCCAACGGCCACTGAACAGCAAATagcccatttttttttccccaaacggTCAGAatactctccctctctccgtCACTCTCATCGTCAAACCCCTCCATCTCTATTCCACGTTCGACCTCACCCCCTCTCTCTGACTGGCGATCTCACCCCTCCGATCAAACCCTATCTTTGTCGaacccccccccctccccccctctccAAACAATGTGAAAccctctttccaaaccgtgagAAACACTCGTTCCACAATCGACCCATCAGTCCATGAAATTGGTAGGTATACATCATAGAATAACCggaatttctttcttttgtttgattggACTGAGATATCAGAGAAATAGATGTGTAGAAAGTTTTTACTACGATTTTTTGGTTTAGTACCATAGAGAAATGAAGGGGCACCTGTAATTATgtttccattttcctttcctttcccatCATATCAGAGATGAACTTTATATCATGACTAAAATGAGTTTCTCAGCAATGCAACAGTATTAGGGAATATGTTTTGTATCTTGTTTTTTCTCGTACTGGaaaacaggaaagaagaaatTATAATCGCAATTGAAAATCATGGGATTATTACCACtaggtacagaaaataaaaagtatttccCATTAAGGTAAGAtagaatacttaattaccactaggtccactttttacaaaatacactttttacaaaatacatttaccattaatggaagtACCACCCTAGGACATTCTAGGGTtgtagggtaccctaaaaccttaaggtaccttagggttttaggataccatgtaccttagggttttaggataCCATAgaattttagggtaccctagggttttagggtgtcctaggattttagggtttaggataccctagagtttagggtaccctagggtttaagtTTAGGCGCTTCATAGAGCCCTAGGGTtttggtttaggcactttcataggggttttagggtgcactttcctatcataggattttagcgatttaagcactttcataatgtaccctagggtttaggcattttcataggataccctatggtttaggcacttttatagggtaccctagggtttgggcactttcatagggtaccctagggtttaggcactttcagggtttagggttttaggtactttcatagggttttggtgtttcattaattggagGTGATCTGGTGggaaatactttttattttctgtacgtAGTGGTAAAAATCCCTTGAAACATTATGGAAAATCTCGTTATGGGTTTGTCTGAACTCAATGAATGAAATGCCAATCTAGATTCTTTACACTTGTCATCACTACCCCGGGTATATTGAATCATATCTTCTATTCTTCTTTTActtaggaaaaaagaaaaaaagaatcgTATCTTCTTTCAGGCTGTACCTACATAGTGGGTTTGTCGAGGGGTTTATAGAGGAAAATGATAaggcaaagaaaaaagaagaagaagaagaaggtgttAAGTGAAGAATTTAAATGTACATGCTTAATACTCTatgatttgttttcttttgattaaTCTGTCCATGAATCCATGATCCAAGCACAACCTTAGTATAAGATGGAGTGCAAGAGATCCCTGTGTGTGCTTGACACCTCTAATTGGAGGAGTTGAGGACGAAACTTGAAGCCGCTAACTTTTATGACATCGCTTCTAAAAAGTCATTAAAGGAATTGTTGCACTATGGGCAGAAGGCTCCCACTGATAGGAAGGGCTGGAAGATGTAGTAGGTACTAGGTAGGCACCCTTACCCCCACGTCTTTTATTTGATTGGTTAAGTTCAAGTTGAAGCCTTTGCTTGTCAGGATTGCGTGATGAAACTAGAGCTATGTGTCATCCTGCTTCCTTCAtgttcatcatttcaaacaTCTATTTTCTACTAGTTTTGAAATCACCAAGCTTAATTTTACAGCTACCGTTTCGGAATTGCTAGAGGGATGTGTAGTTCATGTCCACTTACAAGAAGCATAGGAAAGCAGTTCAatcattttggttattttttacACATGACATCCTTTTTGTTTCGGTTGCAGGCTAAATAGTATTGGGGCCATGAACATAATATGGCCAAGGCTTCTAACCCCTTCACACCTCATTCAGCTCATTAGGAACCAGAAAAACCCTTTGACAGGTCTTCAAATCTTCAATGAAGCGAAATCAAAATTCCCCAACTACCGTCATAATGGTCCGGTCTATGCTACTATGATCAATATCCTTGGAAGCTCAGGCCGAATAGCTGAGATGAAAGAAGTGATTGGCCAGATGAAAGATGATTCATGTGAGTGCAGAGATACGGTCTTTGCAAGTGCAATCAAGAGGTATGCAAAAGCTGGGTTAGTGGAGGAAGCCATCTCTCTGTTTAGAAGCCTTCCCCAATTCAACTGTGTAAATTGGACAGAATCTTTCAATACACTTCTGCAAATAATGGTGCAAGAATATGAGCTAGACACTGCTATTCGCCTTTTCTTAGATAACTCTCATCGTTGGGAAGTGAAGTCTCGGATTCGCTGCTTGAATTTGCTTATATACGCTCTCTGTCAAAGGAACCATTCTGATCTCGCATTGCAAGTTTTCCAGGAAATGAACTACATGTGCTGCATTCCAGATAGAGAAACCTATCGGATTTTGATGAGAGGTTTGTGTGATGACGGGAGGCTAGATGAAGCCACTCATTTGCTGTACTCCATGTTTTGGCGAATATCTCAGAAGGGCAGTGGTGAGGATATTGTAGTTTATAGAACTCTCTTAGATGCTTTATGTGATCACGGACAGGTCCAACAAGCTGTGGATATTCTTGACAAGGTTCTAAGGAAAGGCCTCAAGTCCCCTAAGCGACCTCGGAAACAGTTTAATCTTGACTGCTTTAGCGATGTTGAGGTACAAGGGGCTAAGGTTTTGATCCATGAAGCTTTGATCAAAGGTTTGGTTCCAAACTCCGATTGTTACAATGCAATGGGTGTTGATCTTTACATTGAAGGTAAAATTACCGAGGCTAACAAAGTGCTCTATGAAATGAGTGATAAAGGGTTTCGACCATCACTTCCAATATACGAAGCTAAGGTATCTGCTTTGTGCAGTGAACGTAAGATTGATGAAGCAATACAAGTGATTGAAGTGGATATGGTGGAGGGGAATTGTGTTCCCTCTGTTGGCATATACAATGCTGTATTAAAAGGACTGTGTTGTGAAAGGAAATCTATTCTAGCTGTTGAGTATTTTGAGAAGATATCTAGACGAGTTGGCCGTGTCTCTGATAAGGAAACTTGCACGATTCTAGTAGAGGGGCTTTGTAATGAGGGTAGATATGAGGAAGGCAGCCGGATTTTGGAGCGGATGCTAATTAAGTCATATTGGCCAAGTCTTGCTATTTTTAGTACACTTATCAAGGGGCTTTGTACTGTGGGTAGGCTATATGAAGCAGGTATGTGGTTGGAGGAGATGGTCAGTGAAGGGAAGATACCGGAACGCTGTGTCTGGGATTCATTGGTGACTTCGTTCTGCTCTGATACAGTTGTCACTGACTTTGTCTCTTCATTTGTTGAGCAACTAAAGTCACTTTCTTGATGGAAAATCGTCTTGAGCGGtagttctcttctttttttttgatgatgtGGTCGGTTCTAAAATTGTGGTTCGAAGTTGTGAAAATGAAGTAGAAGGAATTATTATACAGAATGGAGAAAAGGGAAACTGAACGTAGCCAAACTCTTATCTCTATTTCTTTTCACCTCTAGCCACAGTGCTGCCCGGCCGCAACAAGAAGCATAACATTTTCCACTGTGTACCATATGAACCTCTAATCACTGTGAGGCATAACATTTATCGTTAAGAAGTGTAACATTTACTACTGGAAGGCATAACATTTTTCAAATACAGGCGcaacttttttttaaagcaagggtgtgtattgaagcTTTTCCCATGACTTCAAGTCGGCTTGAAGAAAAAAGGGACAGATATGattggaaaaatgaaaataaataacaTGGATTACATTGCAAGACGTAATTTCATTTGCAAATCGcattaaaaaaatcatctaATTCTCTCCTTATTTCCCTCTCTGATcgttttttttcatcttttcataAAGGACTTGAGGGTGGTTTCGGAATATTTTCAAGATTTGAATCGggattgaaagttttttttgttttttccataAGTTGCAAGAAGATTT
This genomic window contains:
- the LOC131333658 gene encoding pentatricopeptide repeat-containing protein At1g05600-like, giving the protein MNIIWPRLLTPSHLIQLIRNQKNPLTGLQIFNEAKSKFPNYRHNGPVYATMINILGSSGRIAEMKEVIGQMKDDSCECRDTVFASAIKRYAKAGLVEEAISLFRSLPQFNCVNWTESFNTLLQIMVQEYELDTAIRLFLDNSHRWEVKSRIRCLNLLIYALCQRNHSDLALQVFQEMNYMCCIPDRETYRILMRGLCDDGRLDEATHLLYSMFWRISQKGSGEDIVVYRTLLDALCDHGQVQQAVDILDKVLRKGLKSPKRPRKQFNLDCFSDVEVQGAKVLIHEALIKGLVPNSDCYNAMGVDLYIEGKITEANKVLYEMSDKGFRPSLPIYEAKVSALCSERKIDEAIQVIEVDMVEGNCVPSVGIYNAVLKGLCCERKSILAVEYFEKISRRVGRVSDKETCTILVEGLCNEGRYEEGSRILERMLIKSYWPSLAIFSTLIKGLCTVGRLYEAGMWLEEMVSEGKIPERCVWDSLVTSFCSDTVVTDFVSSFVEQLKSLS